One Stigmatella aurantiaca genomic region harbors:
- a CDS encoding ArnT family glycosyltransferase, translating to MKACLALLALSAAIRLALALGTDVYFDEAYYWQWSQRLDWGYYDHPPLVAWLIAALGIRPMALLCGAGTVAAVWGLARDVHGHAEAAWRAAALWSCVPIAILSGVWATPDTPLLLFWTLALWALWRERWLLAGLALGLALLSKYSALLLGVAFLAAAVRRRRLPAGAWGAALLGALLFLPVVLWNARLDWAGFAFQLHHGLGGKGGLKSFVEFLGGQLALGGPVLLPLAFLYVLRGDREQFLLKAAAVVPLLFFGLAAIRTRGEANWPAMAYIAVCVGVAGLRPPKALETAAWSGLAVVLAVGSHLLFPLLRFQRDVPLERTQGWAVLAALAEPGRLFSDADAAPIAVVYAPNYQLASQAAHYAHLPVDTAGPARPSQYDAWPRPPVAPGQDALWCSERELPPDELVARFTSLEGPVELPADFQGRRVHTFRVWRLRSARPLDVPADASALRQN from the coding sequence ATGAAAGCCTGCCTTGCCCTGCTTGCCCTGAGTGCGGCCATCCGGCTTGCCCTGGCGCTGGGAACGGACGTCTACTTCGACGAGGCGTACTACTGGCAATGGTCGCAGCGCCTAGACTGGGGCTACTACGATCATCCGCCCCTGGTCGCCTGGCTCATCGCCGCGCTCGGCATCCGGCCCATGGCGCTGCTCTGCGGGGCGGGCACCGTGGCGGCGGTCTGGGGGCTCGCTCGGGACGTGCACGGCCACGCCGAGGCGGCGTGGCGGGCGGCGGCGCTGTGGAGCTGCGTGCCCATCGCCATCCTGTCGGGCGTGTGGGCCACCCCGGACACGCCCCTGCTGCTGTTCTGGACGCTGGCGCTGTGGGCGCTCTGGCGCGAGCGGTGGCTGTTGGCGGGCCTGGCACTGGGGCTGGCGCTCCTGTCGAAGTACTCCGCCCTGCTGCTCGGGGTGGCCTTCCTGGCCGCGGCCGTGCGGCGGCGGCGGCTGCCCGCGGGCGCCTGGGGCGCGGCGCTCCTGGGCGCCCTGCTCTTCCTGCCCGTGGTGCTGTGGAATGCCCGGCTCGACTGGGCGGGCTTCGCCTTTCAGCTCCACCACGGCCTGGGGGGCAAGGGAGGCCTGAAGTCCTTCGTGGAGTTTCTCGGAGGGCAGCTCGCGCTGGGCGGGCCGGTGCTGCTCCCCCTGGCCTTTCTCTATGTCCTCCGGGGGGACCGCGAGCAGTTCCTCCTGAAGGCGGCGGCGGTGGTGCCGCTGCTCTTCTTCGGGCTCGCCGCCATCCGCACGCGGGGCGAGGCCAACTGGCCCGCCATGGCCTACATCGCGGTCTGCGTCGGCGTGGCGGGCTTGCGGCCCCCGAAGGCCCTGGAGACCGCGGCGTGGAGTGGGCTCGCCGTGGTGCTCGCCGTGGGCTCCCACCTGCTCTTTCCCCTGCTGCGCTTCCAGCGGGATGTGCCCCTGGAGCGGACCCAGGGCTGGGCCGTGCTCGCCGCGCTCGCCGAGCCTGGACGGCTGTTCTCGGACGCCGATGCCGCGCCGATCGCCGTCGTCTACGCCCCCAACTACCAGCTCGCCTCCCAGGCCGCGCACTACGCGCACCTGCCGGTGGACACCGCGGGCCCCGCCCGGCCGAGCCAGTACGACGCGTGGCCCCGGCCCCCGGTCGCTCCGGGCCAGGACGCCCTCTGGTGCTCGGAGCGGGAGCTGCCGCCCGACGAGCTGGTGGCGCGCTTCACCTCCTTGGAAGGCCCCGTCGAGCTGCCCGCGGACTTCCAGGGGCGCCGGGTCCACACCTTCCGCGTCTGGAGGCTCCGCTCCGCGCGCCCCCTCGACGTCCCCGCCGACGCCAGCGCCCTCCGTCAGAACTAG